Genomic DNA from Lentimicrobium sp. L6:
TCGGCTTTATTACCTTCCTTTTGGTGAAGAAAATGGTGAAAAAGACGGCCCCCATTTTGTAGAAAAAGAAGGTGAGTCCTGGAGTTCGCCAGTATGCATGGATCTTATCAAGCGTTTTCCCGAAATAAAAGCAGTATATAATCATTCATTTACAAACAGTGGTACGCTCTATTTTTTGGGCCATGCAGAAGGATACTGGAATAATTTCGCCATTTATCGTTCTGAATTAATTGATGGTGAGTATGCTCAGCCTGAATTGCTTCCAGGTAGTATAAACATTCCGGGAGAGATACGTAATTGGACTCCTTTTATTGCTCCCGATGAGTCCTACCTCTTATTTTCTTCCAGCCGAGCTAAAGACAAAAATGATACTGGCGACATATACATTAGTTTCCGAAATGTAGATGGAGACTGGACAAGCCCCGTTTCATTGGGCGAAGAAGTAAATTCTGAACGCCCTGAACGTTTTCCTTCTGTCACACCAGATGGCAAATATTTATTCTTTTCACGATTTGTTTCCAAATACAATGAGGATGTTATGTGGGTGAGCGCAGAAATAATTGATGAACTCAAAGTAAAGAATAATAAAAAATAAGAATATGAAAAAAATGAAATTTAAAACAAACAGGAGAAAAACACTTATTCTTTGGATTTTAATTATTCCGGTAGTTTTCTTTGGACAAAATAACACTGAACAACTTTTTGAACCAAGGCAAGTCAAAGCAGATATTGACACCCTGATTTCCAAAATGAAGGATATTCATCCCACATTTCAAGTCCATTACAAGGCAACTAACCTAGAAAGCAGTATAGACAGCATTAAGAAGAGTATCACCAAACCCATGTCTAAGTTGGATTTTTTTAGGATAATGCAACCCATTGTTTCTATTGATGGTCATACAACACTTTTATATAATGGACCATTATACGATAAAGAAGATAGTCCATTGTTTCCTTTTAAAGTGATTATTTACAACAACGCACTTTACATCAAAGAAAATCTCTCTGAAAATGAAACGCTCGTTAAAGGCTCACTTATTGACAAGATCAATGGAATTTCTTCAGAAACGATCATCCATAAGCTGTACAAGTATATTCCTGGCGAAAAAGAGGCTTATCAAGCAAAAAAGCTCGAAGAAAGTTTTCATGTTTTTATGGCTTTGGTTTATGGCTCTTTTTCTGATTTTAGTATTACTGTAAATAAATCTAAATATCATCTAAAAGGTACTAATTGGAATGCTTTTCAGGAGGCTTCAAAACCAAAATTTGAGTTACGCTTTTATGATGATGACATCGCCTATATTTATAAAAGAATGTTTTTTCCACCGCAAGATTTCATGCATTTCATGGATTCTGCTTTCACCATAATCTCTGAGAAAAAAATTAATCATTTGATCATTGACAATCTTATTGGTGGAGGGCTTACTGATCTTGCTGACTCCCTGATAACTTATTTTACAGATAAGCCATTCAATATGATGGAAATGAAAAAAACCAAAGTAAGTGACTTGACAAAAGAATTTATTGAAGATAAAAAACCAAAAGGTAGTATTCAGGATGATTATTTTATTGAGAAATACGCTAAACATAGTTCTGATTGTGAAAATCGCTTTTCCGGGAAAACCTATATTCTGACAGGCCCACGGTCTTATTCGGCAGGCACCTGTTTTTCCGCTGCAGCTAAATGCTATCAGAGTGCCACAATCGTTGGCGAAGAATCAGGACAACCCCTTTTGAGTAATGGCGATCAGAACCAGTTTGTGTTACCTGAAACGAATATGTCCGTTGTAACGGCGCTTTCAATAGTTTATATGCCCTGTAATAATGATGATACTATACAAGGTGTGCTCCCTGATTATTACTGTGCACCTACATTGGATGATTTGTTAAACGACAGGGAGTACACCCTTGAATATACATTGCAATTGATTAGAGAAAGTAAATATTAAGATTATGAAAAAACGATCCATTATAGCTTTAGCAGTATCGATGTTACTTTTTAATGCTTGTACTACAAATTACACTTCTAACGATTACTTGGAAAAAGTATTAAATAATCTGGAAACAATAGAATCTGCAACATACAATATCGTTTCTGAGAACTGGCCACCGGGAGATACTGTAGCTTCAGAGACTTATTATTCCTTTGTGAAAGAGTATGATTACCCATCAGATACAACAATAGGTTCAAAGTTTGTAAGACTCAATGGTTCCGATACTTCAATTCTTGAATTCTGCTATGATGGTGAAATGAGAGCGCTCGTGTATAAGGACGAAAAAAGAGTGGTGCTTGACAGTTTTAATGTAAATCCCAAGCCAATCAGGACTTTGACACCACCATTTTTTAATTATACAGAAAGCATTCTTAAATACGCGCTTGAAACAGAAGATAGTATATCGTTGGATATAAAAGATCTGGGAGATATTGTTTATTTGAAACTTACGATTTATGAGGAAAATCAAGTGGAGTTCTTTGGAAAAGCTTTCCACATGCCAATAACACCCTATACTTTTGGAGAAAATACATCTATTTATGAAATGTGGATAGACAAAACGAACGACCTTCCTTTTAAAACGAGGAGAGAAATGTATCACAATATTTCTGTTAGAGTTCGAAAAGACTATAAACTGAATAATATTGATATAAAAGACTTTAAAGCTTCGGACTATTTCCCTGAGGATTATCGAATCCAACCCTATAGATTGGGAGGAAAAAGAAAGACGAAAAGTGAGCTAATTGGCAAAGAAGCCCCCGACTGGACTTTGCAAACCGGAGATCAATTACCCTTCTCTTTAACAGATCTAAAAAGTAAAATTACGATGATCCAATTTACCAGTGTGAGCTGCGGACCTTGTAAAGCTTCCATTCCATTCCTTAAAGAACTGCCTTCCATTTATAAAAAAGAAGATTTTGATTTTGTATCCATTGAGTGCACCAGCAGAAATTCGAATGTATTAAAAACCTATATGAATAGAAATCACTTCGACTACAAGTTTTTGTTATCGACCAAAGAAGTATTGAAAAGCTATTCCATTGGTTCTTTCCCTGTGTTCTTTATCCTTGATGAGAATCGAATCATAAGAAATGTCATTTACGGATATGGAAAAGGAAGCACCGATAATGAAATTCGTGAGGCCATTGATAAGCTGATATAAATTTAAAAATCAATAAAACGATTTATATGAAAACAAAATTAATTTTTGCTGCACTATTTTGGGGATTAATAACAACAAGTTCATTTTCTCAGGCAATTGTATGGAACCCCAAAGCTGAACTTCCGGCCCAAATATATAGTGGATCAGCTGTTAGTTGTCAGGGTAAAGTTTACTTTATCGGTGGACAAATAGATATAGGATCCACTGATTATATTGTGTCAAATATGATTTTCGAATATGATTTGGCAACGGATGAGTGGATTGAAAAACCCAATATGCCGACAGCACGCTATAATCTTGGCGTTGCCGCAGTTGATGGTAAAATTTATGCCATAGGCGGTGATAGTTTTCTTGATAAAAATGAAATGTATGACCCTACGACAGAAACCTGGCAAACACTCACTCCTATGCCCACAGCCCGGCAACATATAAAAGCCGCCGTTGTAAATGGTAAAATATATATTATCGGTGGATTATTGGTCAACTATTCGCAAGTTTCATCCAAGAATGAAGTATATGACCCACAAACAGATACATGGGAAGAGATGGCTCCTATTCCTACACCAAAACACAACTATGCAAGCATGGTTTACAATGATAAAATCTATATTTTTGGAGGAAGCACACAGAATGGCGGAAATGTTTGGGTTCAAACATCCACTGTAGAAGTGTATGATCCGTCTACTAACACTTGGGATACTTCTGTCTCGCTACCTTCTGTCAGGTTTAATCCCGGAATAGGCTTCCTCAACAATAAGATCATCATTACTGGCGGTATTTCAGGTAATGAAACTTTAAGTGATGTTGATGTTTTTGATCCTGTATCGAACACCTGGAGCGAAGGTACTTCTCTACCTATGCAAATCGTTGCCATGGGCTCTACAACTTTAAATAACAAAATCTACATTATAGGAGGCTCGAATGGACCGGGAGCTTGGATTGGATATAATTCGGTTTATGAAGGAGCTTTTGATGAATCAACTGGAACTGACCAAATAGCAAATATGGAAAATCATTTTAAACTGTATCCAAATCCTACGAAAGACTATTGTGAGATAAAGTACGATGGGGCTAAAATTGAGTCGGTTTTAATAATGAATGCTCAAGGAACCGTCGTTTACACTAAGAAATTAATTATGCTTCATCCGAGAATTAATGTTTCCGAATTAAACGATGGATTTTATTATGTAAAAATCCATACAACAGACAATGAAGTATATACGTCGAAATTGCTTAAGATCCAATAAATCTCATTGCAAATTTGACCGTGTTGAGTTGCAATATGGCTTGTTATTGGTTTTTAGAGTTTCTCAAAATAAAACCATAAAATATTGAAATACTAAAGAATGAATTGATCATATTAATAAATAGAACTAAATCAACATGAAGAAAATACATTTACTAATAACAGCAGCACTCCTCCTGGTATGCATTCAAAATTCGCATGCACAAAACATTCTGGAAAGACCTTATAAACCTTTGGACAAAGAATTTCTTAGTTTCACAAAAATGCTTAAAGAAGTAGATGAAACTGACTATCTGAAATCCATAGATTTATGTACGAAGGCCCTTGATCAATTTAAGGATATGAATATTAGAAATAATCTGATATTTTGGGAATTATCCTTCCATTATGCGAGTTTGAAACAATACGATAAATGCCTGGAAATACTAAAACTCGGGCAGGATGAAGGCTTGTTCTATTATACAAGAACAGGCGATCGTGCTTTTCCTCCTTATCTCAAAGAATTAGAGAAACTTCATGGATATGAGGCATTGATGGCGAAAAATAAGGAGCTTATGGATGCGGCTAATCGGCATAAAGCTTATGAATTTATGGTTCAGCTTCCAACAGACTATAATAAAAATGAAACCTATCCTTTGATGTTTATAATGCATGGTGGGATTGGAAACATTCCCAATTCACAGTTCAAGTATATCTCAGAAAAGCTGGAAAAAGATTTTATTGTAGCCTATAGCCAGGGAGATGTTTTTTTGGGTTCATTTTCCAAAGCTTATGACCATGAAAATTGGGAAGCCCCATTAGTAAATATTTATCAGGAGATCATTTCAAAATATGCGGTCGACACCACTCAAGTCATCATAGCTGGGCCTTCTGCCGGTGGCTATCGCTCTTTAATACTCGGACTCAACAATAGCGTTCCTGCCAAAGGATT
This window encodes:
- a CDS encoding S41 family peptidase encodes the protein MKKMKFKTNRRKTLILWILIIPVVFFGQNNTEQLFEPRQVKADIDTLISKMKDIHPTFQVHYKATNLESSIDSIKKSITKPMSKLDFFRIMQPIVSIDGHTTLLYNGPLYDKEDSPLFPFKVIIYNNALYIKENLSENETLVKGSLIDKINGISSETIIHKLYKYIPGEKEAYQAKKLEESFHVFMALVYGSFSDFSITVNKSKYHLKGTNWNAFQEASKPKFELRFYDDDIAYIYKRMFFPPQDFMHFMDSAFTIISEKKINHLIIDNLIGGGLTDLADSLITYFTDKPFNMMEMKKTKVSDLTKEFIEDKKPKGSIQDDYFIEKYAKHSSDCENRFSGKTYILTGPRSYSAGTCFSAAAKCYQSATIVGEESGQPLLSNGDQNQFVLPETNMSVVTALSIVYMPCNNDDTIQGVLPDYYCAPTLDDLLNDREYTLEYTLQLIRESKY
- a CDS encoding redoxin family protein, with the protein product MKKRSIIALAVSMLLFNACTTNYTSNDYLEKVLNNLETIESATYNIVSENWPPGDTVASETYYSFVKEYDYPSDTTIGSKFVRLNGSDTSILEFCYDGEMRALVYKDEKRVVLDSFNVNPKPIRTLTPPFFNYTESILKYALETEDSISLDIKDLGDIVYLKLTIYEENQVEFFGKAFHMPITPYTFGENTSIYEMWIDKTNDLPFKTRREMYHNISVRVRKDYKLNNIDIKDFKASDYFPEDYRIQPYRLGGKRKTKSELIGKEAPDWTLQTGDQLPFSLTDLKSKITMIQFTSVSCGPCKASIPFLKELPSIYKKEDFDFVSIECTSRNSNVLKTYMNRNHFDYKFLLSTKEVLKSYSIGSFPVFFILDENRIIRNVIYGYGKGSTDNEIREAIDKLI
- a CDS encoding T9SS C-terminal target domain-containing protein; this encodes MKTKLIFAALFWGLITTSSFSQAIVWNPKAELPAQIYSGSAVSCQGKVYFIGGQIDIGSTDYIVSNMIFEYDLATDEWIEKPNMPTARYNLGVAAVDGKIYAIGGDSFLDKNEMYDPTTETWQTLTPMPTARQHIKAAVVNGKIYIIGGLLVNYSQVSSKNEVYDPQTDTWEEMAPIPTPKHNYASMVYNDKIYIFGGSTQNGGNVWVQTSTVEVYDPSTNTWDTSVSLPSVRFNPGIGFLNNKIIITGGISGNETLSDVDVFDPVSNTWSEGTSLPMQIVAMGSTTLNNKIYIIGGSNGPGAWIGYNSVYEGAFDESTGTDQIANMENHFKLYPNPTKDYCEIKYDGAKIESVLIMNAQGTVVYTKKLIMLHPRINVSELNDGFYYVKIHTTDNEVYTSKLLKIQ
- a CDS encoding alpha/beta hydrolase-fold protein, producing MKKIHLLITAALLLVCIQNSHAQNILERPYKPLDKEFLSFTKMLKEVDETDYLKSIDLCTKALDQFKDMNIRNNLIFWELSFHYASLKQYDKCLEILKLGQDEGLFYYTRTGDRAFPPYLKELEKLHGYEALMAKNKELMDAANRHKAYEFMVQLPTDYNKNETYPLMFIMHGGIGNIPNSQFKYISEKLEKDFIVAYSQGDVFLGSFSKAYDHENWEAPLVNIYQEIISKYAVDTTQVIIAGPSAGGYRSLILGLNNSVPAKGLLLSFAVYPIELDSTLFLNAAERGLKVALLCGENDWAIQQQKKLGYLLDQYGIRNRFVVFPEIGHGFPENWPYYLDTSVDFILKEDENN